One part of the Glycine max cultivar Williams 82 chromosome 14, Glycine_max_v4.0, whole genome shotgun sequence genome encodes these proteins:
- the LOC100816326 gene encoding probable disease resistance protein At4g33300, producing the protein MKKQKEKKNSTSWRKTMVLTEFFHAEISSELWKMLVSISRKALRCKSSAKSLISYVHELLPTIEEIKYSGVELPAPRQSQVDRLSEILRSGVELSHQALSSSRWNVYRNFQLAKKMEKLEKHVTRFLQVPMQAHILADVNHVRFEMAERFDRVEAANQRMEKFIGEMKIGVNGGGWVEEAVRSMQEDETWVEGCNGNNNGFGVGLEFGKNKVMEMVFTRSDVSVVGIWGIGGSGKTTLAREVCRDDQVRCYFKERILFLTVSQSPNLEQLRARIWGHVMGNQGLNGTYAVPQWMPQFECKVETQVLVVLDDVWSLPVLEQLVWKIPGCKFLVVSRFNFPTIFNATYRVELLGEHDALSLFCHHAFGQKSIPMGANVSLVKQVVAECGRLPLALKVIGASLRDQNEMFWLSVKSRLSQGQSIGESYEIHLIDRMAISTNYLPEKIKECFLDLCSFPEDRKIPLEVLINMWVEIHDINETEAYAIVVELSNKNLLTLVKEARAGGMYSSCFEISVTQHDILRDLVLHLCNRGSIHQHRRLVMAKRKENGLLPKEWSRYKDQPFEAQIVSINTGAMTKMDWFELDFPKAEVLIINFTSSDYFLPPFINKMPNLRALIIINYSTSYARLQNVSVFRNLTNLRSLWLEKVSIPQLSGSVLQNLGKLFVVLCKINNSLDGKQFPNLSELTLDHCDDLTQLPSSICGIKSLQNLSVTNCHHLSQLPVEFGKLRSLEILRLYACPDLETLPPSMCDMKRLKYIDISQCVNLSCFPEEIGRLVCLEKIDMRECPMIRYLPKSAVALQSLQLVICDEEVYGMWRDVEMANSNVLIKVAEQHYDLDWLQE; encoded by the exons atgaagaaacaaaaagaaaagaaaaatagcacTAGTTGGCGCAAAACCATGGTGCTAACGGAGTTCTTCCACGCCGAGATCTCATCGGAGCTATGGAAAATGCTGGTGTCAATTTCCCGAAAAGCCCTCCGCTGCAAGTCGAGCGCCAAGAGCCTCATCTCCTACGTCCACGAGCTCCTTCCGACGATCGAAGAGATCAAGTACTCCGGCGTGGAGCTGCCGGCGCCGCGCCAGTCGCAGGTCGACCGCCTCTCGGAGATCCTCCGCTCCGGCGTCGAGCTCTCCCACCAGGCCCTCTCCTCCTCGCGCTGGAACGTCTACCGCAACTTCCAGCTCGCCAAAAAAATGGAGAAGCTCGAGAAGCACGTGACAAGGTTCTTGCAG GTTCCCATGCAGGCGCATATATTGGCGGACGTGAACCACGTGCGGTTCGAGATGGCGGAGCGGTTCGACCGGGTGGAGGCGGCGAACCAGAGGATGGAGAAGTTTATCGGGGAGATGAAGATTGGAGTGAACGGGGGAGGGTGGGTGGAGGAGGCTGTGAGGAGTATGCAGGAGGATGAGACGTGGGTTGAAGGGTGTAATGGGAACAATAACGGTTTTGGGGTTGGGTTGGAGTTCGGGAAGAACAAGGTTATGGAGATGGTTTTTACGAGGAGTGATGTTTCTGTTGTCGGGATTTGGGGGATTGGTGGGTCCGGGAAAACCACTCTTGCTAGAGAAGTCTGCAGAGATGACCAAGTGAGAT GTTATTTCAAGGAGAGGATCTTGTTTTTGACTGTGTCACAGTCCCCGAATCTGGAGCAGCTGAGAGCGAGGATCTGGGGACACGTCATGGGCAACCAAGGTTTGAATGGCACTTATGCGGTTCCACAATGGATGCCACAGTTTGAGTGTAAAGTGGAAACTCAAGTACTTGTTGTTCTGGATGATGTGTGGTCACTCCCAGTGCTGGAGCAGCTTGTGTGGAAAATTCCTGGCTGCAAATTCCTTGTGGTGTCCAGATTTAATTTCCCAACAATTTTTAATGCCACTTATCGTGTGGAGTTGCTGGGTGAACATGATGCCCTTTCTTTGTTCTGTCACCATGCTTTTGGACAGAAATCAATTCCAATGGGTGCTAATGTGAGTTTGGTGAAGCAG GTTGTGGCCGAGTGTGGAAGGCTTCCACTGGCTCTGAAGGTGATTGGAGCTTCTTTGCGAGACCAGAATGAAATGTTTTGGTTGAGTGTTAAAAGCAGGCTCTCTCAAGGCCAAAGCATTGGTGAATCCTATGAAATCCATCTGATTGATAGAATGGCAATTAGTACTAACTACCTGCCAGAAAAGATCAAGGAGTGCTTCTTGGACCTGTGTTCTTTTCCTGAGGATAGAAAAATTCCTCTGGAAGTTTTAATCAATATGTGGGTTGAAATTCATGACATCAATGAAACGGAAGCATATGCCATTGTGGTTGAGCTTTCAAACAAGAATCTTCTCACCTTAGTAAAAGAAGCACG tgCCGGGGGCATGTATAGCAGTTGCTTTGAGATTTCTGTCACTCAACATGATATATTGAGGGACCTTGTTCTTCATTTGTGCAACCGTGGCAGCATTCATCAACACCGAAGGCTAGTTATGGCTAAACGAAAAGAAAATGGACTACTTCCCAAAGAATGGTCTAGATACAAGGACCAACCCTTTGAAGCACAGATTGTTTCAATCAACACAG GGGCAATGACCAAAATGGACTGGTTTGAGCTGGATTTTCCCAAGGCTGAAGTGTTGATCATTAATTTCACATCCAGTGATTACTTTTTACCTCCCTTCATCAATAAAATGCCAAATTTGAGGGCattgataataataaactaCAGCACCTCATATGCCCGCCTTCAAAATGTTTCAGTTTTTAGGAATTTGACCAACTTGAGAAGTCTCTGGCTTGAAAAGGTTTCCATCCCTCAGTTATCAGGCAGTGTCTTGCAAAACTTGGGCAAATTATTTGTAGTCCTCTGCAAAATTAACAACAGTTTGGATGGGAAACAATTCCCTAACCTCTCTGAGCTCACTCTTGATCACTGTGATGATCTAACTCAATTGCCCTCAAGCATTTGTGGAATAAAGTCACTACAAAACTTGAGTGTCACCAACTGCCACCATTTGAGTCAACTACCTGTTGAATTTGGCAAACTAAGATCACTAGAGATCCTCCGTTTATATGCTTGTCCAGATCTAGAAACACTTCCTCCTAGCATGTGTGACATGAAGAGATTGAAGTATATTGATATTTCTCAATGTGTTAACCTTTCATGCTTCCCTGAAGAGATTGGTAGATTAGTATGCTTAGAGAAGATTGACATGAGGGAATGCCCCATGATTAGGTATTTACCAAAGTCTGCAGTGGCATTGCAATCTCTGCAGCTtgtaatttgtgatgaggaGGTATATGGTATGTGGAGAGATGTTGAGATGGCCAACTCAAATGTCCTTATTAAAGTAGCAGAACAACACTATGATCTAGACTGGCTTCAAGAGTGA
- the LOC100816846 gene encoding probable disease resistance protein At4g33300 yields the protein MALNDFFAGEIATELLKMLISISRKSLLCRASADQLISYIHDLLPSIEEIKYSGVELPALRQSQLDRLSEILRSGVELSHKVLSSSRWNVYRNLQLAKKMDKLEKNVSKFLLGPLQAHMLADIHHTRFEMTERFDRVDNSVQRLEKYFGNMKIGVGGGGWVEEAVRSVDEDVVDSSSAVGLGFGKNKVREMVVGRDDLWVVGISGIGGSGKTTLARELCKDDQVRCYFRDRILFLTVSQSPNVEQLRTNIWEYIMGNERLDANYMVPQWMPQFECRSEARTLIVLDDVWTLSVVDQLVCRIPGCKFLVVSRPKFQTVLSYEVELLSEEDALSLFCHHAFGQKSIPLAANENLVKQVVTECGRLPLALKVIGASLRDQTEMFWLSVKNRLSQGQSIGESHEINLIDRMAISINYLPEKIKECYLDLCCFPEDKKIPLDVLINIWVEIHDIPETEAYAIVVELSNKNLLTLMKEARAGGMYSSCFEISVTQHDVLRDLALNFRNRESIDERRLLVMPKRENGMPKEWLRYRHKPFEAQIVSIHTGEMKEVDWCNLEFPKAEVLIINFTSTEYFLPPFINRMPNLRALIIINYSATYACLHNVSVFKNLSNLRSLWLEKVSTPELSSIVLENLGKLFIVLCKVNDSLVEKEVDLAQVFPNLFELTLDHCDDLTQLPSSICGMKSLQNLSLTNCHNLTELPVELGKLRSLEILRLYACPYLKTLPNSICDMMRLKYIDISQCVNLTCFPEKIGRLVSLEKIDMRECSMIRNVPKSAVSLQSLRLVICDEEVSGIWKEVAKPDNVHIQVSEQYFDLDWLKE from the exons ATGGCCCTGAACGATTTTTTCGCGGGGGAGATCGCGACGGAGCTTCTGAAAATGCTGATCAGCATCTCCCGCAAGTCCCTCCTCTGCCGCGCCAGCGCCGACCAGCTCATCAGCTACATCCACGACCTCCTCCCCTCCATCGAGGAGATCAAGTACTCCGGCGTCGAGCTTCCTGCACTGCGCCAATCGCAACTCGACCGTCTCTCGGAGATTCTCCGCTCCGGCGTCGAGCTCTCCCACAAGGTCCTCTCCTCCAGCCGCTGGAACGTCTACCGCAACCTCCAGCTCGCCAAGAAAATGGACAAGCTCGAGAAGAACGTCTCCAAGTTCCTGTTGGGTCCCTTGCAGGCACACATGTTGGCCGACATACACCACACCCGGTTCGAGATGACCGAGCGGTTCGACCGGGTCGATAACTCGGTTCAAAGATTGGAGAAGTATTTTGGGAATATGAAGATAGGTGTTGGCGGCGGCGGGTGGGTGGAGGAGGCTGTGAGGAGCGTGGACGAGGATGTTGTTGATAGTAGCTCTGCTGTCGGGTTGGGTTTCGGGAAGAATAAGGTTAGGGAGATGGTTGTCGGGAGGGATGATCTTTGGGTTGTCGGGATTTCCGGGATTGGTGGTTCCGGGAAAACCACTCTTGCTAGAGAGCTCTGCAAAGATGACCAAGTTAGAT GTTATTTCAGGGATAGGATTTTGTTCCTGACCGTGTCGCAGTCACCGAATGTGGAGCAGCTAAGGACGAATATTTGGGAGTATATTATGGGCAACGAGAGGTTGGATGCAAATTACATGGTTCCCCAATGGATGCCACAGTTTGAGTGCAGAAGCGAAGCTCGAACTCTGATTGTTTTGGATGATGTGTGGACACTCTCCGTGGTGGACCAGCTTGTGTGTAGAATACCAGGTTGCAAGTTTCTTGTGGTGTCAAGGCCTAAATTCCAAACGGTGTTGAGTTATGAAGTGGAATTGCTGAGTGAAGAGGATGCCCTGTCTTTGTTCTGTCACCATGCTTTTGGACAGAAATCAATTCCTTTAGCTGCTAATGAGAATTTGGTCAAGCAG GTTGTGACTGAGTGTGGAAGGCTTCCCTTGGCTCTTAAGGTGATTGGAGCTTCTTTGCGAGATCAAACTGAGATGTTTTGGTTGAGTGTTAAAAACAGGCTATCTCAGGGCCAAAGTATTGGGGAATCCCATGAAATCAATCTGATTGACAGAATGGCAATCAGTATCAATTACCTTCCAGAGAAGATCAAGGAGTGCTACTTGGACCTGTGTTGTTTTCCTGAGGATAAGAAAATCCCCCTTGATGTTCTCATCAATATATGGGTGGAAATCCATGATATTCCTGAAACAGAAGCTTATGCCATTGTGGTAGAGCTCTCCAACAAAAATCTCCTCACCTTAATGAAAGAGGCTCG TGCTGGAGGCATGTATAGCAGTTGCTTTGAGATCTCAGTTACTCAACATGATGTACTGAGAGACCTGGCCCTTAATTTCAGAAACCGTGAGAGCATTGATGAACGCCGGCTATTAGTTATGCCAAAACGGGAGAATGGAATGCCTAAAGAGTGGTTGAGATACAGGCACAAGCCATTTGAGGCTCAGATTGTTTCAATTCACACAG GTGAAATGAAGGAAGTGGACTGGTGTAATCTAGAATTTCCAAAGGCTGAAGTGCTGATCATTAATTTCACATCCACTGAATACTTCTTGCCCCCTTTCATCAATAGAATGCCAAATTTGAGGGCattgataataataaactaCAGTGCAACATATGCTTGCCTTCACAATGTTTCAGTTTTCAAGAACTTGTCCAACTTAAGGAGCCTCTGGCTTGAAAAAGTTTCCACCCCCGAGTTATCAAGCATTGTCTTGGAAAACTTgggaaaattatttattgtccTGTGCAAGGTTAATGACAGTTTGGTGGAAAAAGAAGTAGACTTGGCTCAAGTCTTCCCTAATCTCTTTGAGCTCACTCTTGATCACTGTGATGATCTAACCCAATTGCCCTCAAGCATTTGTGGGATGAAGTCACTCCAGAACTTGAGTCTCACCAACTGCCACAATTTGACTGAATTACCAGTTGAACTAGGGAAACTAAGATCTCTAGAGATCCTACGTTTATATGCTTGTCCTTATCTGAAAACACTTCCTAATAGCATCTGTGACATGATGAGATTGAAGTATATTGACATTTCTCAATGTGTTAACTTGACATGCTTCCCTGAAAAGATTGGTAGATTGGTAAGCTTGGAGAAGATTGACATGAGGGAATGCTCCATGATTAGAAATGTGCCAAAGTCTGCAGTGTCATTGCAATCTCTGAGGCTtgtaatttgtgatgaggaGGTATCTGGGATTTGGAAAGAGGTTGCCAAGCCTGATAATGTGCATATTCAAGTATCAGAGCAATACTTTGATTTGGACTGGCTCAAAGAGTGA
- the LOC100815258 gene encoding nucleobase-ascorbate transporter 3 — MGEEHHNHPPPPVQAPPAGPPPPNLALSRGPVWHPAEQLSQLHYCIHSNPSWPVAILLGFQHYIVMLGTTVLIATTLVPAMGGDHGDKARVIQSLLFMSGLNTLLQTWFGSRLPTVMGGSFAFLLPVLSIINDYTDRTFPSEHERFIYTIRTIQGSLIVSSFVNIFLGFSKTWGNLTRLFSPIIIVPLVCVAGLGLFARGFPLVANCVQIGLPMLILLVIIQQYLKRLHHAALQVLERFALLLCIAVIWAFAAILTVAGAYNTAKSQTQVSCRTDRSYLMSSAPWIKVPYPFQWGTPIFRASHVFGMMGAALVSSAESTGAFFAAARLSGATPPPAHVLSRSIGMQGIGMLLEGIFGSIVGTTVSVENVGLLGLTHIGSRRVVQISCGFMIFFSIFGKFGAFFASIPLPIFAAIYCVLFGIVAATGISFIQFANTNSIRNIYVLGLTLFLAISIPQYFVMNTAPDGHGPVRTGGGWFNDILNTIFSSAPTVAIIVGTLVDNTLEGKQTAVDRGLPWWGPFQNRKGDVRNDEFYRLPLRINEYMPTRFL; from the exons ATGGGTGAAGAGCACCACAACCATCCACCGCCACCGGTTCAGGCACCTCCGGCAGGTCCACCACCGCCAAATCTAGCACTTTCTAGAGGCCCCGTTTGGCATCCAGCTGAACAACTCTCGCAGCTTCACTATTGCATCCACTCAAATCCTTCATGGC CGGTGGCAATTCTACTGGGTTTTCAGCACTACATTGTGATGCTTGGAACAACGGTTCTGATTGCAACCACACTGGTTCCTGCAATGGGTGGGGACCAT GGTGACAAGGCTCGTGTGATTCAGTCATTGTTGTTTATGTCTGGGTTGAACACACTGCTTCAGACTTGGTTTGGGTCGAGGCTTCCAACGGTGATGGGTGGATCATTTGCTTTTTTGCTTCCAGTTTTGTCCATAATCAATGATTACACAGACAGGACATTCCCTTCTGAGCATGAG AGGTTTATCTACACAATCAGAACAATTCAAGGATCCCTTATTGTTTCTTCTTTCGTCaatatcttccttgggtttagTAAGACGTGGGGAAATTTGACAAG GTTGTTTAGTCCCATAATCATTGTACCTTTGGTATGTGTGGCGGGTCTTGGCTTGTTTGCCAGGGGCTTTCCATTG GTAGCAAACTGTGTGCAGATTGGATTACCTATGCTCATTCTACTGGTCATAATACAACAG TATTTGAAGAGGCTTCATCATGCTGCTCTTCAAGTACTTGAGAGGTTTGCTTTACTTCTCTGCATTGCTGTCATCTGGGCATTTGCTGCTATCCTTACTGTGGCTGGTGCATACAATACTGCTAAATCACAGACCCAAGTGAGCTGTCGCACAGATCGCTCGTACCTTATGTCTTCTGCTCCTTG gATTAAAGTTCCGTATCCGTTCCAGTGGGGTACCCCCATATTCAGAGCTAGTCACGTCTTTGGGATGATGGGGGCAGCACTTGTCTCTTCTGCTGAG TCAACTGGTGCTTTCTTTGCTGCAGCCAGGCTTTCTGGTGCAACACCACCGCCTGCACATGTGCTCAGCCGAAGCATCGGGATGCAG GGCATTGGTATGCTGCTTGAAGGCATATTTGGTTCCATTGTTGGTACCACTGTATCTGT TGAAAATGTTGGCCTACTTGGTCTGACACACATAGGGAGCCGAAGAGTAGTGCAAATATCATGTGGTTTTATGATCTTCTTCTCTATTTTTG GGAAATTTGGAGCCTTTTTTGCATCGATTCCCCTACCGATATTTGCTGCCATATACTGTGTTTTATTTGGTATCGTGG CTGCTACTGggatttcttttatacagtTTGCAAATACCAATTCCATAAGAAATATCTATGTTCTGGGCCTAACCTTGTTCCTTGCGATATCAATACCACAATATTTTGTCATGAACACTGCACCGGATGGTCATGGTCCAGTTAGAACAGGTGGTGGATGG TTTAATGACATTTTGAACACCATATTCTCTTCTGCCCCAACTGTGGCTATAATTGTTGGGACTCTTGTTGACAACACACTTGAAGGCAAACAAACAGCTGTGGACAGAGGACTTCCATGGTGGGGTCCTTTCCAGAATAGGAAGGGAGATGTTAGAAATGATGAGTTTTACCGTCTTCCTCTCCGGATAAATGAGTACATGCCCACCAGATTTCTCTAA